A section of the Dehalobacter sp. DCM genome encodes:
- the map gene encoding type I methionyl aminopeptidase, which translates to MIELKNKEQLQRMRKAGRIVAETLELMKELVAPGVTTEDLDRAAEEYIVKCGAIPAFKGYNGFPATLCTSVNEEVVHGIPGLRPLKSGDIISIDCGAIIDGYVGDSAITLAVGKISTEHQNLLVVTKNSLAKGIAQAHKGNRLFDISHAVQTYVEDNTMSVVRDYVGHGIGRKMHEEPQVPNFGKPGRGPRLEVGMVLAIEPMVNLGGYHVETLENQWTVVTKDRRASAHFEHTVAITEDGPEILTRI; encoded by the coding sequence ATGATTGAGCTTAAAAACAAAGAACAGCTGCAGCGGATGCGTAAAGCAGGACGGATCGTAGCTGAAACTCTGGAACTAATGAAAGAACTTGTAGCTCCCGGAGTAACAACAGAAGATCTGGACCGGGCAGCAGAAGAATATATCGTCAAATGCGGCGCGATCCCCGCTTTCAAGGGTTATAACGGGTTTCCCGCAACACTGTGTACCTCTGTTAATGAAGAGGTTGTACACGGGATCCCTGGTTTAAGGCCTTTAAAAAGTGGAGATATTATCAGTATTGACTGTGGGGCAATCATTGACGGGTACGTCGGTGACTCGGCAATCACCTTGGCAGTGGGTAAAATAAGTACCGAACACCAGAATCTGCTGGTGGTAACAAAAAACTCACTGGCAAAGGGAATTGCTCAAGCCCATAAGGGAAATCGGCTTTTCGATATTTCGCATGCTGTCCAGACCTATGTCGAAGATAACACTATGTCGGTTGTACGGGACTATGTCGGTCACGGAATCGGCAGAAAAATGCATGAAGAACCTCAAGTACCCAATTTTGGCAAACCCGGGAGGGGGCCGAGACTCGAGGTAGGGATGGTCCTGGCAATAGAACCAATGGTCAACTTAGGAGGCTATCACGTGGAAACTCTTGAGAACCAGTGGACTGTAGTAACCAAAGATCGCCGAGCATCGGCGCATTTTGAACACACAGTGGCTATTACTGAAGATGGCCCTGAAATACTAACTCGAATTTGA
- the truA gene encoding tRNA pseudouridine(38-40) synthase TruA yields the protein MRNILLRLAYDGTNYHGFQRQPEEHGLTVQGELEKVWKKLFAEEVKVITAGRTDTGVHAAGQVVNLSSEARIPEDKIPKAMNSILPCDIRVLEARDVPAEFNARKSAKWKRYDYRIDNGKIPNVFRRLYSCHEPIPLDTKAMQMAASFLEGTHNFRAFAAAGSSAKSFVRTLYHCKVSRMDGQIMITCIGNGFLYNMVRIIAGTLMDAGKGRIDPNAIPMILESQDRTKAGATALAKGLTLTFVEYDGTDPITIFPEIEP from the coding sequence ATGCGCAACATCCTTCTGCGATTAGCCTACGATGGTACAAACTACCATGGATTCCAGCGCCAACCGGAGGAACATGGATTAACGGTCCAGGGAGAACTGGAAAAGGTCTGGAAGAAGCTTTTTGCCGAAGAAGTTAAGGTCATCACAGCTGGCAGGACTGATACCGGTGTCCATGCTGCGGGGCAGGTTGTTAATTTGAGCTCAGAGGCCCGTATACCTGAGGATAAAATACCAAAGGCGATGAACAGTATCTTACCTTGTGATATTCGGGTACTGGAAGCCAGGGATGTCCCGGCAGAATTTAACGCTAGAAAAAGCGCTAAATGGAAACGATATGATTATCGGATTGACAACGGGAAAATTCCAAACGTATTTAGACGGTTATATTCCTGTCACGAGCCGATTCCACTGGATACCAAGGCCATGCAAATGGCAGCATCTTTTCTCGAAGGGACTCATAACTTTAGAGCATTTGCCGCTGCCGGATCTTCGGCCAAAAGTTTTGTCCGGACCTTGTACCACTGCAAAGTCAGTCGTATGGACGGGCAAATCATGATTACATGCATAGGCAATGGTTTTCTTTACAATATGGTAAGAATCATTGCCGGGACACTCATGGATGCAGGTAAAGGACGAATCGACCCAAATGCTATCCCGATGATCCTGGAATCTCAGGATCGTACCAAAGCCGGTGCTACCGCGCTGGCTAAGGGTCTGACTCTGACGTTTGTCGAATATGACGGGACTGATCCCATAACGATTTTCCCGGAAATTGAGCCTTGA
- a CDS encoding peptidoglycan-binding domain-containing protein — protein MSLQLNRTLKIGMKGDDVKLLQKALIDLGYDPGTLDGVFGSRTQLTVMAFQRNFRLLQDGIVGPATLLALNKALTEPVLLKVGSRGPEVATIQSALRELGYGPSLADGVFGPETRAAVISFQKDYGLKQDGVAGPQTFTVLDQVLRYRRR, from the coding sequence ATGAGCCTTCAGTTAAACAGAACGCTTAAAATTGGCATGAAAGGCGACGATGTGAAACTGCTGCAAAAAGCACTCATCGACTTAGGGTACGATCCCGGAACGCTTGACGGCGTGTTTGGTTCCCGCACCCAATTAACAGTGATGGCCTTTCAACGTAATTTCAGGCTATTACAGGATGGCATTGTGGGTCCGGCCACGCTGCTGGCGTTGAATAAAGCATTGACAGAACCCGTTTTACTTAAAGTGGGTTCTCGAGGTCCGGAGGTAGCCACCATTCAGTCTGCGCTGAGAGAATTAGGCTATGGTCCGAGCTTAGCGGATGGCGTATTTGGACCAGAGACCCGAGCCGCCGTGATTTCCTTTCAAAAAGATTATGGGCTTAAACAAGATGGTGTAGCCGGTCCTCAGACCTTTACCGTGTTGGATCAGGTACTCCGGTATCGAAGAAGGTAA
- the rplQ gene encoding 50S ribosomal protein L17, with protein sequence MAYRKLGVNMSRRRAMLRNIVTSLLKHGKIETTEARAKELNALAEKMITLGKKGDLAARRQVMEYLLDETVVKDLFDTIAPKYADRQGGYTRIMKSGYRRGDAAEMVIIELVD encoded by the coding sequence TTGGCATACCGTAAGCTAGGAGTTAACATGAGCCGCCGAAGGGCTATGTTAAGAAATATTGTTACTTCCCTGTTGAAACACGGGAAGATCGAAACGACGGAAGCAAGAGCAAAAGAACTGAATGCGCTGGCAGAGAAGATGATTACCCTTGGCAAAAAGGGCGATTTGGCAGCCAGACGTCAGGTAATGGAATATTTGCTGGATGAAACTGTCGTGAAAGACCTATTTGATACGATTGCACCAAAATACGCCGATCGGCAGGGTGGTTACACCCGGATCATGAAATCCGGCTATCGTCGTGGAGATGCTGCCGAAATGGTTATAATTGAGCTTGTAGACTAA
- a CDS encoding CPC_1213 family protein, with the protein MPNGNNKRNTKNNRKEDGEFHSKNIKHDPQAESARAVFGLKKPE; encoded by the coding sequence ATGCCCAATGGTAACAATAAGCGAAACACAAAAAACAATAGAAAGGAGGATGGAGAGTTTCATTCCAAAAACATCAAACATGATCCTCAAGCGGAGAGTGCCAGAGCTGTGTTTGGATTAAAGAAGCCGGAATAA
- a CDS encoding DNA-directed RNA polymerase subunit alpha, with product MLEIEKPNIECVERSEDNTYAKFVIEPLERGYGITLGNSLRRILLSSLPGSAVTSVKIEGVLHEFSTIPGVLEDVTEIILNIKSLALKGFTDESRVLRLECEGERVVTAGDIITGPDIEILNPDLKIATLDKDGRLFMEMNVERSRGYVSAEKNKKADQVIGVIPVDSIFTPIYKVNYAVEDTRVGMMTDFDKLTLEVWSNGSITPKEATSLAAKILSEHLRLFIGLNDNLGNVEIMVEKEEEAKDKILEMTIEELDLSVRSYNCLKRAGINSVEELTQRTEEDMIKVRNLGRKSLEEVEHKLRELGLGFRTPED from the coding sequence ATGCTTGAAATCGAGAAACCCAATATCGAGTGTGTTGAGAGATCAGAAGATAATACCTATGCCAAATTCGTCATTGAACCTTTGGAGAGAGGCTATGGCATTACTTTGGGGAATTCCCTGCGTCGTATCCTGCTTTCTTCTCTACCCGGGTCGGCAGTTACTTCAGTCAAAATTGAGGGAGTACTCCATGAGTTCTCAACCATTCCAGGAGTCTTAGAAGACGTAACAGAGATAATCCTCAATATCAAATCCCTTGCGCTGAAAGGTTTTACCGATGAATCGCGTGTGCTCCGTCTGGAGTGCGAAGGGGAAAGGGTTGTCACAGCTGGAGACATTATCACCGGTCCCGATATTGAGATCTTAAATCCTGACTTGAAGATCGCCACGTTGGATAAAGACGGGCGTCTCTTCATGGAAATGAACGTCGAACGGTCCCGCGGATACGTCTCAGCTGAGAAGAACAAAAAAGCAGATCAGGTAATAGGTGTTATTCCTGTCGATTCTATCTTTACGCCAATCTATAAAGTTAACTATGCTGTTGAAGACACCCGTGTCGGAATGATGACGGACTTTGACAAACTGACATTGGAAGTATGGTCCAACGGCAGCATTACTCCGAAAGAGGCCACAAGCCTTGCAGCCAAGATTTTGAGTGAGCATCTGCGGCTCTTTATCGGACTGAACGATAATCTGGGTAATGTTGAAATCATGGTGGAAAAAGAAGAAGAGGCCAAAGACAAGATCCTGGAGATGACTATTGAAGAACTCGATCTCTCCGTCAGATCTTATAACTGCCTGAAACGCGCCGGCATCAACAGTGTAGAAGAATTAACGCAAAGAACAGAAGAAGATATGATCAAAGTACGCAATCTTGGGCGCAAATCTCTGGAAGAAGTCGAACATAAGCTCAGAGAACTTGGGCTGGGATTCCGTACTCCTGAAGATTGA
- the rpsD gene encoding 30S ribosomal protein S4, translating into MAKYTDSVCRLCRREGQKLFLKGDRCYTNKCAVDRRAYAPGMHGQNRGKKPTEYGIQLREKQKVRRIYGVMEKQFRGYFDKAARQKGMTGENLLRLLERRLDNVVYRLGFAASRPEARQLVTHGHITINGKRVDIASYLVRVGEAISIKETSRDNNRIKEMAESIKDRAIPAWLSMDANSLTGTVINLPSREDIQIPIEEHLIVEKYSR; encoded by the coding sequence ATGGCAAAATATACAGATTCAGTATGTCGTCTGTGCCGGCGCGAAGGTCAGAAGTTGTTCCTGAAAGGGGATCGCTGCTATACCAATAAGTGTGCCGTTGACCGCCGGGCTTATGCTCCTGGTATGCATGGACAAAATAGAGGCAAGAAACCGACAGAGTACGGTATCCAGCTTCGTGAAAAACAAAAAGTTCGCCGGATTTACGGCGTCATGGAAAAACAGTTCCGCGGGTATTTTGATAAAGCTGCCCGTCAAAAAGGGATGACAGGGGAAAACCTGCTCCGCTTATTGGAACGCCGCTTGGATAATGTTGTTTACCGACTTGGTTTTGCTGCATCCAGACCGGAAGCACGTCAGCTGGTTACCCACGGTCATATCACCATCAATGGGAAACGGGTCGATATCGCCTCCTATCTGGTACGTGTCGGCGAAGCAATTTCTATCAAAGAAACCAGCAGAGACAATAATCGGATCAAGGAAATGGCAGAATCCATCAAGGATCGTGCAATTCCTGCTTGGCTGAGCATGGATGCCAACAGTCTGACCGGAACAGTCATTAATCTGCCGTCCCGTGAAGATATCCAGATTCCGATTGAAGAACATCTTATTGTCGAGAAATATTCTCGTTAA
- a CDS encoding adenylate kinase, translating into MQIILMGPPGAGKGTQAEQLIEYFKIPHISTGDMFRAAIKQQTPLGLKAKEYMDAGGLVPDEVTIGIVADRLAQADCQNGFLLDGFPRTAAQADALAKILSDTHITIDGVINIELSESDLLERLTGRRVCKQCGATYHTVFNASKEHGVCDKCGGELYQRSDDTLETAQNRLKVYNDQTEPLIAYYSKLGLLKQINGDQEIKQVFSDVLRALE; encoded by the coding sequence ATGCAAATTATACTCATGGGTCCTCCTGGCGCAGGCAAAGGAACTCAGGCGGAGCAGCTGATCGAATATTTCAAGATCCCACATATTTCTACAGGCGATATGTTCAGAGCTGCGATTAAACAACAAACTCCTCTGGGACTAAAGGCAAAGGAATATATGGATGCCGGTGGTTTAGTTCCGGATGAAGTAACTATCGGGATTGTCGCAGACAGATTGGCTCAGGCTGACTGTCAGAATGGCTTCCTCCTGGACGGGTTCCCCCGTACGGCTGCACAGGCGGATGCTTTGGCGAAGATCCTAAGTGATACGCACATTACGATTGACGGTGTCATCAATATCGAACTGAGCGAGTCTGATCTCCTGGAAAGACTTACCGGGAGACGGGTGTGCAAACAGTGCGGCGCTACCTACCACACGGTCTTTAATGCGTCTAAAGAACACGGCGTATGTGACAAGTGCGGCGGCGAACTCTACCAACGCAGTGACGATACACTCGAAACAGCTCAGAACCGGTTAAAGGTCTATAATGACCAAACGGAACCTCTGATTGCCTATTACAGCAAATTGGGTTTACTCAAGCAGATTAACGGCGATCAAGAGATCAAACAGGTTTTCAGTGATGTTCTTCGTGCTCTGGAGTAG
- the rpsI gene encoding 30S ribosomal protein S9, with protein sequence MAAQLQYQGTGRRKNAVARVRLLAGNGQYKVNERSLSEYFGKKTLEMIVQQPLEITDTLGKYDIIVRVHGGGTTGQAGAVRHGIARALIKADESLRPALKRAGFLTRDPRMKERRKYGLKKARKAPQFSKR encoded by the coding sequence ATGGCAGCACAGCTTCAATATCAAGGTACAGGAAGAAGAAAAAATGCAGTTGCACGGGTCAGATTACTGGCCGGCAACGGACAATATAAAGTGAATGAACGCAGCTTAAGCGAATACTTTGGCAAGAAAACCTTAGAAATGATTGTTCAGCAGCCTCTGGAAATCACCGATACCCTCGGAAAATATGACATTATTGTCAGAGTGCACGGTGGCGGAACCACAGGCCAGGCAGGCGCAGTCAGACACGGCATTGCCAGAGCATTGATCAAAGCCGACGAAAGCCTTCGTCCGGCATTAAAACGTGCAGGCTTCCTGACACGTGACCCACGTATGAAAGAACGCCGTAAATACGGACTCAAAAAAGCCCGTAAAGCACCGCAATTCAGCAAACGCTAG
- the rpmJ gene encoding 50S ribosomal protein L36 has product MKVRPSVKPICEKCKIIKRHGKVMVICENPKHKQRQG; this is encoded by the coding sequence GTGAAAGTAAGGCCTTCTGTGAAACCGATTTGTGAAAAGTGTAAAATCATTAAACGGCACGGCAAAGTTATGGTTATATGCGAAAACCCTAAGCATAAACAACGTCAGGGCTAA
- the rpsM gene encoding 30S ribosomal protein S13, with amino-acid sequence MARIAGVDIPRDKRVEISLTYIYGIGVSQSRKILAKTQINPDTRVKDLTDDEVAKIRELLDKEYMVEGDLRREVSLNIKRLMEIGSYRGLRHRRGLPVRGQRTKTNARTRKGPARAIGGKKKK; translated from the coding sequence ATGGCACGTATCGCAGGGGTGGATATACCTCGGGACAAACGCGTTGAGATTTCTCTGACCTACATTTATGGCATCGGAGTATCTCAATCCAGAAAAATCCTGGCAAAGACCCAGATCAATCCGGATACCCGGGTTAAGGATCTTACAGACGATGAAGTCGCTAAAATCAGGGAACTACTTGATAAAGAATACATGGTTGAAGGCGATCTGCGTCGCGAAGTGTCCCTCAACATTAAGCGATTGATGGAAATTGGCAGCTATCGTGGCCTTCGCCATCGTCGCGGACTCCCGGTGCGGGGACAGAGGACCAAAACCAATGCCCGTACAAGGAAAGGTCCGGCAAGAGCAATTGGCGGGAAGAAGAAAAAGTAA
- the rpsK gene encoding 30S ribosomal protein S11, giving the protein MARKIVRTKRRERKNVESGVAHIKSTFNNTIVTITDTTGNALSWSSAGALGFKGSRKSTPYAAQMAAETAAKAAMEHGLKIVECFVKGPGSGREAAIRALQAAGLEVNLIRDVTPVPHNGCRPPKRRRV; this is encoded by the coding sequence ATGGCACGTAAAATTGTTCGTACCAAAAGAAGAGAACGTAAAAATGTTGAAAGCGGCGTAGCGCATATCAAATCCACTTTCAATAATACGATCGTTACCATAACCGACACAACGGGAAATGCACTTTCCTGGTCCAGCGCCGGTGCTTTGGGTTTCAAAGGTTCGCGTAAAAGCACACCTTATGCCGCTCAGATGGCTGCAGAAACCGCTGCCAAAGCAGCTATGGAACATGGACTTAAAATTGTCGAGTGTTTTGTAAAAGGTCCCGGATCAGGTCGTGAAGCTGCAATCAGAGCATTGCAAGCCGCTGGTCTGGAAGTTAATCTTATTCGGGATGTAACACCGGTTCCGCATAACGGATGTCGGCCGCCCAAGCGCAGAAGAGTATAG
- the infA gene encoding translation initiation factor IF-1, whose translation MSKEDVIEVEGKVLEPLPNAMFTVELNNGHKVLAHVSGKIRMHFIKILPGDRVTVELSPYDLTRGRIVYRFK comes from the coding sequence ATGTCTAAAGAAGATGTTATTGAGGTCGAAGGTAAAGTACTGGAGCCGCTGCCGAACGCCATGTTCACGGTGGAGCTCAACAATGGTCATAAGGTACTGGCGCATGTCTCGGGCAAGATCAGGATGCATTTTATCAAAATCCTGCCGGGAGACAGAGTCACTGTGGAGCTTTCTCCCTATGACTTGACCAGAGGAAGAATAGTATATCGATTTAAGTAA
- the rplM gene encoding 50S ribosomal protein L13, whose amino-acid sequence MTTTQFAKAHEVDRKWLVIDADGVSLGRVAAEAARLLRGKHKPIFTPNVDTGDFVIIVNAEKTLLTGNKLDQKKYRWHSGYPGGLKEVTYRVLMSKTPEKAMEHAVKGMLPHNKLGAQMYKKFKVYAGPEHPHQAQKPETWNLK is encoded by the coding sequence ATGACCACCACACAATTTGCGAAAGCCCATGAGGTGGACCGTAAATGGTTAGTCATTGACGCAGACGGTGTCTCTTTGGGAAGAGTGGCAGCAGAAGCCGCCCGCTTGCTCAGAGGAAAACATAAACCAATCTTCACACCGAACGTTGACACCGGTGACTTTGTCATCATCGTCAATGCTGAGAAGACACTGCTCACCGGCAATAAACTCGATCAGAAAAAATACCGTTGGCATTCCGGATATCCGGGTGGCTTGAAAGAAGTAACCTACCGGGTGCTTATGAGCAAAACACCGGAAAAGGCCATGGAACATGCTGTTAAAGGAATGCTTCCTCACAATAAGCTTGGTGCCCAGATGTATAAGAAATTCAAAGTATACGCAGGCCCGGAACATCCGCATCAGGCACAGAAACCTGAAACATGGAATTTGAAATAG